The Cellulomonas flavigena DSM 20109 DNA segment CGAGCGCCTGGAGTCCAAGAAGCTCTCGAAGACGCAGGCCGTCACGTCGAACCTCGAGGACGGTCCGCTGGCCGGCAAGAAGGAGGACCGCAACGTCCACATCGGCCCGTCGGACTACGTCGCGTGGCTCGACGACCGCAAGTGGGCGTACGTGCGCCTCGAGGGCCGCGCGTTCGGCGAGGTGCCCCTGAGCCTGGAGTACAAGCTCGAGGTCTGGGACTCCCCGAACTCCGCGGGCATCATCATCGACGCGCTGCGCGCCGCGAAGATCGCGAAGGACCGCGGCATCGGCGGCCCGATCCTGTCGGCGTCGACGTACTTCATGAAGTCCCCGCCGGTGCAGATGGAGGACCAGAAGGGCCGCGCCCAGGTCGAGGCCTTCATCCGCGGCGAGCTCGAGCGCTGACCCGAGCTCCCCGCTGAGCGTGAAGCGTTGTTGCCGGATCCCGGCAGCAACGCTTCACGCTCTTCTGCGAGGCGGCTCCCCGGCTAGCCCGCGAGGATCGTGGAGGTGGTGGCCGAGATCCACTGCTCCCCGGCGGCGAGGCCGTCGGACGACGGGGGGCTCGCGATCTGCGTCGTGGTGCCCGTCGCCACGTCGTAGGTCAGGACCCGGAGCGGGCCGCCCCCGCCGGAGCACGCGTCGCCGACGGTGAGGAGGACGACGTCCCCGGCGACCTGCTGTACCCGCACCGAGGCCTCACCGGCCGGGATGCCCTCGGCCGGGAACGGCAGGTCCTGCAGCGTGCCCGCCATCGGGTCGAGCAGACCCCACCCGCGGGTGCACTCGACGTCGAAGGTGTGCTGCACCACCAGGCGGCCGTCCCCGATCCGCCCGCCGCTGCTGTACGGGAGGGTGCTGGCGGGCAGGTCGAGCGGCACGCCGGCGGCACGCGGGTCGTCCGCGTCGAACCGGAGCACCTCGGAGACGGCCGGCGCGCTCTCCTCCCAGCCCAGGCACGTCACCAGGAGACCGGATGCCTCCCACGCCAGCACGTGGCAGTCCTCGGACGGCGTGACCAGGTCGGTGACCTGGCCCGACGTCACGTCGACGGTGGCGAGCGACCCGTCGACCGTCCCGGCGACCCGCGTGCCGGCCGGGTCCAGGACGGGACCGCGGACGAACGGCAGCTCACGGACCACGGTCGTACCGTCGTACACGGCCAGCCCGGCCTCCAGCTCGCCGACCCACACGTCGAGCCCTGCCGACGTCGTCCCCACGCGCACCTCCATGCCCGCGAGCTCCGTGAGCGCTGTGATCTCGCCCGTGAGCAGGTCGAGGCGCGCGGCGGTCCGCTCGCCGTCCTCGTCCACGCTCACCGTGGCCTCGGTGGTGCCGGCCTCCCAGCCGACCAGGTCGACGGTCGGGCCCAGCGGCAGGTCGAGCACGCGGTACCGGGTGCCGTCGGGCGCCACTGCGTCCACGACGTTCGCGGACGCCTCCGGCATCCCGTCGCCGCTCTCGGAGAGGGCGACCGGCCGCTGCACCGTCAGCACCCACCCCGGGGTCGCCGTCTCGAGGGTCCCGGGCGGCATGACGAGGGCGGGCTCGAGACCCGGTGCGTCGGGCGCGGCGTCGGACGTCGGCCCCGCCGACGGCTCGGGCGTGGGCGACGTCGACTCCGCGGGCTGCGGGGTCCCGTCACGCGCCAGACCGAGCCACCCCCCGGCGCCGAGGACGAGGACGAGCGCGCTCACGCCGAGCACCTCGGCCGCGTGGCGGCGACGGCGGCGGCGGCGGATACCTGTCAGCAGCGCGTCGTGCCGCGCGTCGTCGAGCGTGGTCCCGGCCTCGCCGAGGGCCCGGTGGGTGCGGGCGAGCAGGTCGTGCACGTCGGTCATCGCTCCACCTCCGTCGTGGCGCCACCCCGGGGGTGGACGGGCAGGGTCTCGTGGTCGGCGTCCGTGACGCCGCCGAGGAGGGCGTCGAGACGTGCGACGCCGTCGGCCGTGTAGCGCTTGACGGCGCCGTCGCTGATGCCGAGGAGGCCCGCGGTCTCCCGCACGCTGAGGTCCTCGAGGTGCCGCAGCACCACGCACGCGCGCTCCCGCGCGGTCAGGCCCGCGAGCGCGCGCAGCACGTCGGTGGGCAGGTGGTGCCCCTCGACGCCCGGCACGGTCGACGGTGCGAACGACGCCACGCGCCCCACGGCGGTGCGCTCGCGCCCGCGCCGGCGGGCGACGTCGATGCTGCGGGTCGCGACCGCTCGGCGGACGTACTGCTCGGCCTCCGCCAGCGTCGAGAACCGCGCCCGGCTGGAGAACGTCGCCATGAGCGCGTCCTGCAGCAGGTCCTGCGCGTCCTCGCGCGACCCGCACACGAGGGCGGCCCAGCCGACGAGCGTGCTGTACCTCTCGTGCACGAGCTGCTCGAGCAGCCTCTCCCACGGTCTCGCCACGTGCGTTCCTCTCGTCCGGCTGTCGAGGAGGAGAACGCACGGGGGTCCGGTTCGGTTGGGTTCGTCCCTCCCGGCCCCCGTGCGCCCGCCTCCGCCGCCGCCACGGGACGGTCGTGGGTCCGTCGCGGCCGGTGTCAGCCGCGTTCGACCACCCAGACGGGCGCCAGCCCGAGCTCGTCGCCGACCACGGGCCCCACGAGGCGGGCCGCGCCGGTCGCCTCGTCCACGAGCCACCACTGGTCGCCCACCCACTCGTAGCACTGCGCTCCCGTGCGCAGCAGCAGGCCTGTGCTCGCGGCGTGGACCTCGCACACGTCGCCGCCGAGGTCCTGCGCCGGTACCACCGGGCGCACGTCGCCCCCGTCCCAGAGGTAGGCACCGCCGACGCAGACGTCGTAGCAGCTGTCGGGCGTGCTGGACAGCTGCGGGTACGCCGTCGTGACGAGGACACCGTCGCGGACGTGCGCGCCGGCCGCCGGGACCACGCCGTCGGCGCGCAGCGTGGTCAGCGTCTGCGCGGGACCACCCGTCGCGTCGAGGCGGACGACCTGGCCGTCGTGCTCGTCGTAGTTCCAGCGCTCCTCGAGCGGCTCGGGCGGTGTGTCGACGCACGCGGCCATGACCCCGGTCGCGTCGATCCAGTCGACGATGTCGCACGACTGGCCCGCGGGGGACGGCACGGCGGTGTGCCGGCCCGTCGCGACGTCGAGGGCCTCGATCGGCTCCCCGGACGGGCGGCCCAGGATCGTGCGGCCGTCGGGCGAGACGACGGCGCGGTCGAGGCGCGTCGGCACGCTGCGCACCGGACCGTCCGGGGGCAGGACGTACAGCGTGCCCTGCGACCCCTGGAGCCCTTGCGCGAGCCACAGCTCGTCGGCGCCGGCCGTGCCGAGCCACTCCGCCCCGTCGGGCACGCGGTCGTCGTACGTCAGCCCGCCCGTCGTCAGGTCGACCGTCACGAGCCGTCCCCCCGCGCCGTCGTGGTTGATCTCGAGCCGGGCCGTCCCCGGGGTGTCCCACCGCAGGAGCCGCGTGTACCCGCCCAGGTCGGCGAGGTGGTACAGCTCACCGGTCGGTGCGGACAGCACGAGCGCGTTCCGCTGCCCGTCGCCGGGCAGCGGCTCGTAGAGCGTCGACGTGTACAGCGTGAGGAACCACCCCGGCCCCGTCTGCTCCAGGAGCCCCTCGGGCGGTTCGTACATCGGCGGCATGCCCGGCAGCGTGACGGGCACCAGCGGTGCGGCCGGCGCGCTCGCGACCGCCGACGGCTCGGGCGTCGGGGACGGCGTGGCGCTCACCGTGGGGGTCGGCGGGTCCGCCGGCTCCGGCGTCGTGCGGTCCTGCAGGCCGAACCACCCGCCGACGCCCAGGACGCCGACGGCCGCGGCGGCGACGGCCGCCCAGGAGACGGTCCGCCCCCGGCGCACGCGGGCGACGCGGGCGTGCAGGCCGGCCAGGGTCGCGGGGTCGGGCTGCAGGTCGCGCTCGTGGTGCTCCTGGACGTGCAGCGCACGCTCGAGGCGTGCGGTCAGGTCATCGGTCACGGCGCACCTCCTGTCGGTCGACAAGGGTCACGGGAAGGGACTCGCCGCGTGTCGACGAGGTGGTGCCCAGCAGGGCGTTGAGGGTGGCGACACCGTCGGACACGTAGCGCTTGACCGCGCCCTCGCTGATGCCCAGGAGCGTCGCGGTGTCCTTCACCGACACGTCGTCCAGATGCCGGAGCACCACGCAGGCCCGCTGCTGCGCCGACAACCGGGACAGGGCTGCGGCCACGTCGGCGTCGAGCAGGTCCGAGCGCAGCTCGGTGGTGTCGGGCGTCGCGTGCGCCAGGCGCACCAGGCCCGCCCGCTCCCGGCCGCCGCGGCGGGCCTGGTCGTAGAACCGCGACGCGACGGCCCGGCGCACGTACGACTCGGCCTGCGGCACCGAGCCGAACGTCGCGCGTGCCCCGAACGTCGCCACCAGCGCGTCGTGCACCAGGTCCTGCGCCGCCGCCCGGTCGCCGCACAGCACGGTCGCGTACGCGACGAGCCCGCCGTACCGCTCGTGCACCAACCGGTCCAGCACCGGCGCCCAGCCCCGGCTCACGTCGTCCCTGCCATGGTCCTCGCCCTCTCGACCCGTCCCTGTCACCGCTACAACGACCGCACGTGCGCCCGGGGTTGCGGGCAGGTCCCAGGATCCCCCGGGTGGGCGACGCGGGGCCGTGCGCGCGCGACGGGGAGCCGGGGACGGGGCCGGGACGTAACCTGAGCGCGTGCAGGTGATCTCCGACCTCCGGGCCCTGTGGCCCCTCACCGGGTTCCGGCGGCTCTTCGCCGTGCGCCTGGTGAGCCAGGCGTCGGACGGGATGTTCCAGGTCGGCCTCGCCACGCTGTTCTTCTTCTCCCCGGAGAACGCCTCCACCGCCACCGGTGTCGCCGCCGCGTTCGCGGTGCTGCTGCTGCCGTTCACGGTCGTCGGGCCGTGGGCCGGGGTGCTGCTCGACCGGTGGCGCCGGCGCCAGGTGCTGCTGTACGGCAACCTCGTGCGGGTCGCGCTGACCGTCGTCATCGCGGCGGTCATGCTGACGAGCGGTGTGGGCCCGGCGGTGTACGTGCTGGCGCTCGCCGCCCTGTCCGTCAACCGGTTCCTCCTCGCGGCGCTGTCCGCGTCGCTGCCCAGGGTCGTCGACGGACCCCTGCTGCTCACGGCCAACTCCCTGACCCCCACGCTCGGTGCGGCGTCCGCTGGTGTCGGCGGTGCCCTGGGGTTCGCGCTCGGCCTGCTGCTGCCGGCGGGCAGGGTGCGCGACGCGGTGTCGCTCCTGGTCGCCGCCGCGGTGATGGCGTGCGCGTCCGCCCTGGCGACGCGCCTCGCACCCGACCAGCTCGGCCCCGACGAGCGCACCCCCACGTCGCGCGTGCGCGCTGCGCTGGGCGAGCTCGCGCGCGGCCTCGTCGCCGGTGCCCGCTACCTCGTCGCCCGCCGCACGCCCGCGTACGCGCTGGGCATCATGGCGCTGCACCGGTTCTGCTACGGCGCGGTGTTCATCGCGAGCATCCTCATCTCCCGCAACCTGCTGTCCGACCCCGCGGACGTCGAGGCGGGCCTGGCGACGTTCGGTTCCGTCCTGGCCGCGAGCGCCGTGGGGTTCGCCCTCGCCGTGGTGCTCACGCCCGTGCTGAGCCCGCGCGTCGGGCCGCACGTGTGGGTGGTGCTGTGCCTGCTGCTGGCGGTGGTGAGCCAGCTCGTCCTCGTCGTGACCGTGTCGTTGCCGGCGCTGCTCGGTGCGGGCGCCGCGCTGGGCCTGGCCGCGCAGGGCGCGAAGATCGCGGTCGACACGATCGTGCAGCGGGACACGGCCGACGCGTACCGCGGTCGCGCGTTCTCGCTGTACGACGTCCTGTACAACGCGGCGTTCGTCGGTGCGGCGGCGCTGGCGGCCGTCGCGCTGCCGGACACCGGGTGGTCGCCCGCACTGTTCGCCGCGCTGGCCGTGGTGTACCTCGCCGGGGCGCTGGCGTTCGCACGTGGTCCCCGCACGCCCGTACCGCTGGCCGCGCCGCCGGTGGTCGGGGTCGACGCATGACGGACACGGCCCATGTCCCGGGCGAGGCCCCGCCGGACGACCTGCTGACCGACGAGCTCGCGCGCGCGATCCTCCAGGCGGCACCGCTGCCGATGACGGTGTCGGACCCCCGCGTGCCGGGCGACCCGGTGGTGTGGGTGAACGCCGCGTTCACGCGCCTGACGGGGTACACGGCCGAGGAGGTCCGTGGCCGCAACTGCCGGTTCCTGCAGTGCGCCGACACCGACCCCGAGGCCATCCACCGGCTGCGGACCGCGCTCGCGCACGGTGACGACGTCCAGGTGGTGCTGCTCAACGTCCGCAAGGACGGGTCGCCGTTCTGGAACCAGCTCGCGATCACGCAGCTGCGGGACGCGACCGGTCAGGTGGTGCACCGGGTGGGGGTGCAGGTCGACGTCACGGCGGAGGCGGACGGCGAGGCGGCGCGCACGCTCGAGCTGTCCCTCATGCACCGCACCGCGGACCGCCTCGAGCTGCTCGCCCGCATGGGCGAGGAGCTGTCGGGGCACCTGGAGTTCGACGACGCCGTCGACTCGCTGGCCGACCTGGTGGTGCCGCGCCTGGCGACGTGGGGCTTCGTCGCGATGACGTCGGAGACGGGGAGCCTGGAGCGTGTGCACGTCGTCGCGTCGGACCCCACGCACGCCGGGGTCGCGCACGCGCTGGGCACGCAGGGCCTCACGTGGCTGACCCGCTCGCCGCGCGTCGCGCAGACGCTCGCGGCGGGCGCGAACCACGTGCCCATGCCGATGCCCGTCGACGTCGCGTCGCTACCGGGACGTACGACGCCCTCCGAGCTGCGCCTGCTCGAGACGCTCGGCCTGGGCAGCGCCCTGCTCGTGCCGCTGGCGGGCCGCGACCGCGTCCTGGGCGTGCTGTGCCTGGTGCACCGCGAGCAGGACGGGTTCGACCGCGAGACCGTCGTCACCGCGGCCCACCTGGGCCGCCGTGCGGGCGTCCTGCTGGAGAACGTGCGGCTCTACCTGGCGGAGCGTGACGCGGCGCTGACGCTGCAGCACAGCCTGCTGCCGGTGCTGGGCGACGTGGGCGGGCTCGACGTGGCCGCGTCGTACCTGCCGTCGGGGCGCCGTGCCGAGGTCGGTGGGGACTGGTTCGACGCGTTCGTGCTGCCCGACGGCGCCGTGAGCCTGGCCGTCGGAGACGTGGTGGGGCACGACCTGCGCGCCGCGGCGTCCATGGGCCAGCTCCGCTCGCTGCTGCGTGCGTCGGTGTGGCGCGGCGACCGCCCGGGCGAGGCGCTGGAGCGGCTGGACGGCCTGGTCCGGGCGCTCGACGTGGCCGACGTGGCGACGTGCCTGCTCGTGCACTGGGAGCGCACCGGTGCGGGGGCGCACCTCACGTGGGCGAGCGCCGGCCACCCGCCCGCGCTCGTGCGGCTGCCCGGCGGCGAGGTCCACGGCCTCGAGGGCGGGCGCAGCACCCCGGTGGGTCTGCCTCCTGTGCGCCCGGGCACCGTGCCGGAGGGGTCGGCCGACGTGCCGCACGGTGCGGTCGTCGTCCTGTACTCCGACGGGCTCGTCGAGCGGCGCGACCGCGGCCTGCGCGAGGGCATCGCCGCGCTGTCCGCCGCGCTCACCGGCGTCCCGGACGACGCGAGCGCGTCGCAGGTGTGCGACGCGCTCACCGCCGCGCTCGTCGCCGAGGATCAGGAGGACGACGTGTGCCTGCTGGTGGTGCGGGTCGGCTGAAGCGCCTCAGCGCCAGGTCGTCAGGGCGACGAGCCCGAGGGGTCCGTCCGGTGCCTCGTGGACCGGGAGGAGCTCGTCGACGCGGCCCGTCGCGAGGTCCAGCGCCCACACCCCCGAGGGTGTGAGGTCCGTGGGGCACCCGAGCGGACCGGCGACGACGAGGCGCCCTCCCGCGGGGACGAGCCCCCGGTGGAGGAGGTCTCCCGCCGGCACCGTCGGCAACGTCACTCCCGCGAGGTCCGCACCGAACCGCCCGAACCCGGTCCCGCACACGCGCGCGACCTCGGCCTCGTCCACGTCGCGCCCGACGACGTCGACGGCCGCCGCCACGCTGCCGTCGCCGAGGGGGACCCCCGAGTCCCGGAGCGGGAGGACGTCGCCGGTGAACAGCGCGCGCCGGGTCGTCTCCCCCGTCACGGTGTCGAGCAGCACGAGCGCAGGACCGTCGGCCTCGGAGGGCACGAGCGTGCGTTGCGCACGGTCGAGGCATGTCAGGAGCAGGTGCGTCGCGTCCGACCAGCCGGCCGCGTCGCACCACCGGGTGGGCAGTGGCAGCTCGCGCTCGTCGGCGCCGACCACGAGGGTCACGACGCCGTTCTCGACGACGGCGACCGTGGTGCCGTCCGGCGACGTCGGGAGCAGGCCGTCCGTCGACGGTTCCCTCGGCGTCGCCTCACCCGTCAGGAGGTCGACGTCGTACGTCTGGCTGTCGCCTCCCCCCTCGGCGGTGCTCACGCCCACCCTCCCCGTGGCGCGGTCCCACGGACCGAGGCTCACCGTGTTGTCGGGCGCCCGCGCCACGTGGCGCCGCTCGCCGTCCGGGCCGACCAGCAGCAGGTGGACCTCCCGCGGCCCCGCGTCGCTGTCCAGGGCGGCGATCGAGCCCGGCGTCCACAGCACCAGGACGCTCCCGACGGGTGCGGCGCGCAGCTCCTCGGCGGTGGCGGGCTGCAACGGGGGCAGGCCGCCGATCTCGACGGACGCCACGCCCGGTGCCGTGGCGGGCGTCGGGCTCGCCGCAGCCGTGGTCGGCACGGTCGGCGACGCCGTGGGCGTGGGCCACGCGGGCTCGACGGCCTCACGAGGCACCCACAGCAGCGCGCCCCCGGCGAGCACGACGGCCACGGACGCGGCCGCCGCCACGAACGCCGTGCGGCGCCGGCGCGCGGCCCGCACCGCGGTGCGCAGGCTCGCCACGTGCGCGCCCGTCGCCGTGGCCGCGAGGGTCGCCTCGTGCCGCGCCTCGGCGGCCAGCAGCACGTCGGTCAGGTCCGGTGTCCGCTCAGCCACGGGACTCCTCCTCGGTCGGCACGAGGCAGACGTGCACGCCCGCCTGCCCGGGCTCGGGCGGTCGTACGCCCAGCAGGGCGCTCAGCGCGCGGACGCCGTCGGCCGTGTACCGCTTGACGGCCCCGTCGGACAGGCGCAGCAACCGGCCGGTCTCGTGCACCGACAGGTCCTCGAGGTGGCGCAGCACGACGCACGCCCGCTCGCGGGGCGACAGCGTCGCGAGCGCCGCGTCGATGTCGTCCGTGAGCGCCGTCGACGCGTCCGCGACGTCGGGGACGGTGTCGACGGGCAGCGCCGCGAGCCGGGCCACGCCGACGCGCTCCCGGTCCCGGCGCCGCAGGCCGTCGACGTACCGGGACGCGAGCGCACGCCGGACGTACTGCTCGGCCGCGGGCACGGAGGTGAACCGCGCGCGTCCCACGAACGTCGCGACGAGCGCCTCCTGCAGGAGGTCCTGCGCCGCGACACGGTCCTGCGTGAGCGTCCGGGCGCGGGCGAGGAGCGCCGCGTAGCGGTCACGGACGAGCTCGTCGAGCACGTCCTCGGAGCGACGCGTCATGCGCGCACCCGGGGCCTGGTGGTGGTCACGCCCTGAACAACGCTCACGCCGCCGGATCGGTTGGGGTGCTCAGGTCCCGCGCCGCGCCCACCACGTCAGCAGCAGCTCACGCGCCCGCTCCTCGCCCAGCGGGCCGTGCTCCATCCGCTGCTCCAGCAGGTACCGGTACGCCTCCCCCACCTCACGGCCGGGGCGGATGCCGAGGGCCTCCATGATCTGCGTACCGTCGAGGTCGGGGCGGATCGACGCGAGCTCCTCGGCCTCGCGCAGCGTGGCGATGCGCTGCTCGAGGTCGTCGTACGCGGCCTTGAGGCGGTTGGCCTTGCGCTGGTTGCGCGTCGTGGAGTCCGAGCGCGTCAGGCGGTGCAGGCGCTCGAGGAGCGGGCCGGCGTCGGTGACGTAGCGGCGCACCGCGGAGTCGGTCCACTCCCCGTCGCCGTAGCCGTGGAACCGCAGGTGCAGCTCGG contains these protein-coding regions:
- a CDS encoding sigma-70 family RNA polymerase sigma factor, which encodes MARPWERLLEQLVHERYSTLVGWAALVCGSREDAQDLLQDALMATFSSRARFSTLAEAEQYVRRAVATRSIDVARRRGRERTAVGRVASFAPSTVPGVEGHHLPTDVLRALAGLTARERACVVLRHLEDLSVRETAGLLGISDGAVKRYTADGVARLDALLGGVTDADHETLPVHPRGGATTEVER
- a CDS encoding RNA polymerase sigma factor, yielding MSRGWAPVLDRLVHERYGGLVAYATVLCGDRAAAQDLVHDALVATFGARATFGSVPQAESYVRRAVASRFYDQARRGGRERAGLVRLAHATPDTTELRSDLLDADVAAALSRLSAQQRACVVLRHLDDVSVKDTATLLGISEGAVKRYVSDGVATLNALLGTTSSTRGESLPVTLVDRQEVRRDR
- a CDS encoding MFS transporter, with amino-acid sequence MQVISDLRALWPLTGFRRLFAVRLVSQASDGMFQVGLATLFFFSPENASTATGVAAAFAVLLLPFTVVGPWAGVLLDRWRRRQVLLYGNLVRVALTVVIAAVMLTSGVGPAVYVLALAALSVNRFLLAALSASLPRVVDGPLLLTANSLTPTLGAASAGVGGALGFALGLLLPAGRVRDAVSLLVAAAVMACASALATRLAPDQLGPDERTPTSRVRAALGELARGLVAGARYLVARRTPAYALGIMALHRFCYGAVFIASILISRNLLSDPADVEAGLATFGSVLAASAVGFALAVVLTPVLSPRVGPHVWVVLCLLLAVVSQLVLVVTVSLPALLGAGAALGLAAQGAKIAVDTIVQRDTADAYRGRAFSLYDVLYNAAFVGAAALAAVALPDTGWSPALFAALAVVYLAGALAFARGPRTPVPLAAPPVVGVDA
- a CDS encoding SpoIIE family protein phosphatase, with the translated sequence MTDTAHVPGEAPPDDLLTDELARAILQAAPLPMTVSDPRVPGDPVVWVNAAFTRLTGYTAEEVRGRNCRFLQCADTDPEAIHRLRTALAHGDDVQVVLLNVRKDGSPFWNQLAITQLRDATGQVVHRVGVQVDVTAEADGEAARTLELSLMHRTADRLELLARMGEELSGHLEFDDAVDSLADLVVPRLATWGFVAMTSETGSLERVHVVASDPTHAGVAHALGTQGLTWLTRSPRVAQTLAAGANHVPMPMPVDVASLPGRTTPSELRLLETLGLGSALLVPLAGRDRVLGVLCLVHREQDGFDRETVVTAAHLGRRAGVLLENVRLYLAERDAALTLQHSLLPVLGDVGGLDVAASYLPSGRRAEVGGDWFDAFVLPDGAVSLAVGDVVGHDLRAAASMGQLRSLLRASVWRGDRPGEALERLDGLVRALDVADVATCLLVHWERTGAGAHLTWASAGHPPALVRLPGGEVHGLEGGRSTPVGLPPVRPGTVPEGSADVPHGAVVVLYSDGLVERRDRGLREGIAALSAALTGVPDDASASQVCDALTAALVAEDQEDDVCLLVVRVG
- a CDS encoding sigma-70 family RNA polymerase sigma factor yields the protein MTRRSEDVLDELVRDRYAALLARARTLTQDRVAAQDLLQEALVATFVGRARFTSVPAAEQYVRRALASRYVDGLRRRDRERVGVARLAALPVDTVPDVADASTALTDDIDAALATLSPRERACVVLRHLEDLSVHETGRLLRLSDGAVKRYTADGVRALSALLGVRPPEPGQAGVHVCLVPTEEESRG